The Intestinibaculum porci DNA window TTATAAATGACAATCAGCGTGTAAAATTGCATAGTATCTCCTTAAAATTTGTTTAAGCGAATGGCTAAACGAATGCGTTTATTGATATTACTGTAAGGGGTCTTTAATAAGGGATCATGTAATAAATACCTCTTAGAAGCTTTATTGGTGGGATAATCACTGAAGGCTTTGATTAAAGGCATCGCTTCAGGCGTGATCAGATCACTGTAACCCTGTAATAATTCTAACGCAATGTTTTGTCTGATGCGCACATGATCACCAAAAGCTTCTTTTAACTGGCCCAATAGTTTTTTGAGTTTTGGCTCTTTATAGCCTAAAACATTATCGCCATGCTGGCGATAATTAATATAAGCATGATCATCTATATAGACAAAGCCGCCAATGGCATAAGTAACACGAGTGATCCAGGAATCATGCATTTTAATAAAGGATGGAGTATAGCGCTGCATCACCTTTAAAAGGGCATCATTAAAGACCTGGGTACAGCCGGTCGCTTCATTTTTGATCATCGCATTTTCTAAAGTATGATACGTATTGACCGGTTTGGTTTCTATATAATGAAGATTTTCATCGACTATTTTTGTGGCGGACATATAAAGAGCTGGTTCTTTATGATCTTTTAAGGCGTTGATAGCCATCATGAGTTTATCATCATCCCAGACATCATCCTGATCACAGAAAGCATAATAATCAGCCTCTCCGGCTTGGCTGATCAAATGCATGAAGGAGCGGGCTGGTTTAAGGTTTTCACCCTGGTAATAGGTTAAATCATGGGATAAGCTCCATGCATGTAAAATGTCGATGGTGGCATCTGTGCTGCCATCATCACGCACTAATACGCACACATCGACATCTTTCTGATTGAAAAGACTTTTGAGCTGTGGCTCTAAATAACGTTCCCCATTATAGGTCGACATTAAGACTTGTACTTTCATATTACTCCTTTAGAAATAGCTTTTCATATTCAGTGACAATATAATCCCAGCTATAAGCTATGTTGATCCGCTGCTTTGCTTTTTGGCCTAACGTTTCAATTTGCGTTGGGGTTAGCTTCTCTGCTTCATCAATCAGATGCGCTAAGTTACCATCCTCTAAGTTCCAGTATAAAGCGGCTTCTTCAGCGACTTCTTTATTGAAACCAACATCTAATAAAAGATTGACTTTGGTGGAGCCTAAAGCTTCTAACAGACTTGGGTTCGTACCGCCAACACTATGACCATGGAAATAACCATAGGCATTTTCACGAATCTTTTTGAGTAATTCTGAGTTATAGACCGTCCCGACAAATTTGATACGGGGATCGGTTTCAAAGTGTAAACGATTCTCTAAGTCTCTTAAGAACTTATCATTGGCAGTCGTAATAATCGCGAGGGAACGTGTTGAATGAGACTTCATGAATTCTCTAATAATCGTTTCAAAGTTGTTTTCTGGGACAAAACGGCCAACGATCAAATAATAATCATTCACTCTTAAATGACGTTCTTCTAACCATTTATGGAAGTTAGGATCATCATCCGCTAAGGTTGATGGCGAAGTTTCTGAACCATAGGCAATGAATGTGGTCTTAGGATGAAACTCACTATATTCTTCATGAATATAGCTTTCAATGTTTTTAGAATCGCAGACAAGTAAATCGGCATGTTTCACCATCAGCTTCTCAGAATACTTCCAGTATTTACGAATAGCTTTATTCCATTTAGCGCGCATCCATTCATGGCCATCAGGATTGACGTATAATTCACCGCCTAATGCTTCAATCTGTTTTTTGTAGTGATGAATAAATGGTCCAATACGGCAGGCTAAGATATAAATAATAGGATGTTCGATATCGCGTTCTTTAATGTATTGAATACATCTTTTTAACGCCGCAATATCATAATATACCGCTTTAGCGGGACCGATTTGTGGCACAAAGACGTTAAAACATTTGGCATCGTTATACATAAAACGACCATTACGGTTACTCAAACAGGCCACGTGATAGGTAATATCCTGACTTTTACGATAAGCGGTCAGCTTTTCTACAAAGGTTTCAAAACCGCCATAAGAAGCAGGGATACCCTTGGAACCGATAATAAAAACCTGTCTTTTCTTTGTACTATAATCAGGGTTACTTTTATGCAGTTGTAATTCTTCTACGTTTTTATTATTAATAATCATAAGAATATCCTTTATTAACGAGCACCTTTTTTAGTAAAAGTGGCCTGAAACGTTTTAAATATCACAATAATGTCAAGCCAAAGGTTCCAGTTTTTATAATAGTAAACATCTAACTTCATACGTTCTTTAAAGCCGAGATCACTGCGGCCATTGGCCTGCCACATGCCAGTTATACCTGGTTTAGAGCGGATAATAACATCATAGTCATCACCCATTTCTGCTTTTTCACCTGGTAAATACGGACGTGGACCAACTAGGCTCATTTCTCCTTTTAAAACATTAAAGAACTGAGGAAATTCATCGATCGAACTGCGTCGTAATGATTTCCCCGTTGGGGTGACGCGAGGATCATAACGTAATTTTTTATGTTTATGATACTCTTCCCTAATGTCTTTATTGACTTTCATCATTTCCTCTAGCTTTTCTTCTGCATGTGGGATCATTGTTCTAAACTTATAAATGGTAATCGTTTTCCCACGAAAACCAATACGTTTCTGTTTAAAGATAATCGGATCATGATCACCATGTCTGATATAAGAGATCTTCACAAAGATCGCCATAATGGCGGTTATAAGGCAGCCAATTAAAGAAATCAGAATATCGAAGAAACGCTTCCAGAAACGATCAAAAACACTTGGGGTATCTTTTGAGGTACTGATTAAGAGAATCCCATCAAAATCCTGTACTTCCGAAGAGAAGTTGACTAAGTTATAGTCTTCCGGCATATATTTGACAGAATCCACTAATTTAGCGGAACGCTCTAAGATCGTATTGAGATCTTTCCCTGAGAGTTCAGGTTCCCCGATGACGATCTGATCGATATCATTTTCTTTGATGACCACATCAAAGTTCTTATAGTCAAAGACATGATGGGCATCACGGTTATAAAATAACTCTTCAGACATTTCATACTGTTCTTGGAAATAGTGGGGATCATTGAGATCAATGAAACCTACGACTTCGGTTATAGCGAATTTATTATCATTGACAATACAGCCATAACGATAAGCTGTTTCACTGGTACCCACTACTAAAGTCTTCTTACTTAAGACACTTCTAAAGACCACGCGTAAGAAGTAAGAAACAAACAAATCGACAAAGAACATAATCGTTGATAAGAAGATTAAATAACGTCTTGGCACCCCTTCAAATGTGGAAGGCATAATAATCGCAAAGGTGATCATATAAAGAATCGTTGCGAGAAAAACTTTACGAATTTCATCCCAAATAAGGGAATCTTTGATACTGTAATGTCCCATGACGAATAAGTAGATAATATAAAGACCTAAGTCCTGTCTAAACATTGGCGGATTTAAATGCCATGCTGTATAAATTAAATAAAATACCAAACACTCGATAATCACGAGGATCAACGAGAGGATTTTTTTACTTCTCATATAAGAACCTCCGTTTGCCTTTTTATTATAACCTTGCCTATCGTTATTTACAAATATATTTCATTAATGGCTCATATAAGGCGCTGACTTCTTATATTTTTTTGGCCAGTTATAGGAAGAAGTGTAGACCCACATGGCATCCTGCCATGAATGAAGCGTGCCGGCTGCGACACTGATTTCCTTTTGACCATCACGTTTATAATGAATATAAGTGAGATACGGATCACTGTGATCATAAGTCGCCGGCGTATCAATATATTTATAGACATCATAAACGGGTTTAGGCTGGTTCTTTTCATCTAAGAGACCACATGATAAGCCAACTTTCGTTTCATCCTGATGATCTTTAAGGCGATAAAAGTTAAAACTCTTAATAAAGGATAACTGTGAGGCTTTATAGTAAGCCTGAGCAACGCTAGCTGCCTGCTGGTTTTGGCTTTCTTTTGTATTTGAACCTGATGAAGGTCCCCCTTCGGTTAAGTAAACAGAGCGCATCTGCCCTTTATACTTGAGGCTGTTTTGATCTAAATATTCACCTAATACCTCTAAGTTAGAGAAGGTAATAATCTTTGAAGTATTATAATCTCCCGTCAAATTGCCCGTCTCCACATCACTGCCGGCATAATTGCTTTTGGTATTAATGGCACTATATAAATGCGGCGCAATAGCCCAGTCGTAGGCCCCACGAGCATTGGTATAATGCGCTAACCAATCGAGCATTTCTTTAGGTTTGAGACAATAGCCATAAGCCGCTGCATCTACTTCACTCTGTGCAGCATTCCACATATGGGTAAAAGGCACAACAACCTGTGCATTCGCTGCATATTTTTTCACTGCTAAGTTGCTTAAACGTAAGGTTCTTTCATATTCTTCCATATAGGTATTGAGATCATGACAGTTATAGAAATAATAAGTGGAATCAATCTCATTTGAGATGACATAATTGGAAATATAGCCCTGCTGAGCATTTTGCGAATAACGCTTGGCAAGAAATTCCATCGTCGCAATAAGGTACTCACGTCCTAGATCATTAGCTGTATTTGTCCCCATCAGAGTATTGCTGACAGGGGAATCATACTTAAGGGCGTCAGGATAAGTGGTATAATAGCCGCCGCTTTTCCAGGCCGCGATA harbors:
- a CDS encoding exopolysaccharide biosynthesis polyprenyl glycosylphosphotransferase, producing the protein MRSKKILSLILVIIECLVFYLIYTAWHLNPPMFRQDLGLYIIYLFVMGHYSIKDSLIWDEIRKVFLATILYMITFAIIMPSTFEGVPRRYLIFLSTIMFFVDLFVSYFLRVVFRSVLSKKTLVVGTSETAYRYGCIVNDNKFAITEVVGFIDLNDPHYFQEQYEMSEELFYNRDAHHVFDYKNFDVVIKENDIDQIVIGEPELSGKDLNTILERSAKLVDSVKYMPEDYNLVNFSSEVQDFDGILLISTSKDTPSVFDRFWKRFFDILISLIGCLITAIMAIFVKISYIRHGDHDPIIFKQKRIGFRGKTITIYKFRTMIPHAEEKLEEMMKVNKDIREEYHKHKKLRYDPRVTPTGKSLRRSSIDEFPQFFNVLKGEMSLVGPRPYLPGEKAEMGDDYDVIIRSKPGITGMWQANGRSDLGFKERMKLDVYYYKNWNLWLDIIVIFKTFQATFTKKGAR
- a CDS encoding glycosyltransferase, which encodes MKVQVLMSTYNGERYLEPQLKSLFNQKDVDVCVLVRDDGSTDATIDILHAWSLSHDLTYYQGENLKPARSFMHLISQAGEADYYAFCDQDDVWDDDKLMMAINALKDHKEPALYMSATKIVDENLHYIETKPVNTYHTLENAMIKNEATGCTQVFNDALLKVMQRYTPSFIKMHDSWITRVTYAIGGFVYIDDHAYINYRQHGDNVLGYKEPKLKKLLGQLKEAFGDHVRIRQNIALELLQGYSDLITPEAMPLIKAFSDYPTNKASKRYLLHDPLLKTPYSNINKRIRLAIRLNKF
- the cps2T gene encoding beta 1-4 rhamnosyltransferase Cps2T, coding for MIINNKNVEELQLHKSNPDYSTKKRQVFIIGSKGIPASYGGFETFVEKLTAYRKSQDITYHVACLSNRNGRFMYNDAKCFNVFVPQIGPAKAVYYDIAALKRCIQYIKERDIEHPIIYILACRIGPFIHHYKKQIEALGGELYVNPDGHEWMRAKWNKAIRKYWKYSEKLMVKHADLLVCDSKNIESYIHEEYSEFHPKTTFIAYGSETSPSTLADDDPNFHKWLEERHLRVNDYYLIVGRFVPENNFETIIREFMKSHSTRSLAIITTANDKFLRDLENRLHFETDPRIKFVGTVYNSELLKKIRENAYGYFHGHSVGGTNPSLLEALGSTKVNLLLDVGFNKEVAEEAALYWNLEDGNLAHLIDEAEKLTPTQIETLGQKAKQRINIAYSWDYIVTEYEKLFLKE
- a CDS encoding DUF5722 domain-containing protein; its protein translation is MKKKLAIVLLMITLVFSSLYLYQNKSQGSNHPMIVSVTKNQVVISLHRLGVSGHAYVYAYHANDYYSTDTIRGISSSVKSQGTFIGRYRCGTNRTFTIDRYTNGYDALYYKYYVIYENTILYGPVYATDILSENQNVRFKQSTIKGMFADADRENEFKYADDLNVKSITINIAISELIYSNEPVNGKTMMIPNDAISMKVNGKMYYFHKDAVSEYDKYVQEASKRHMNVIAIIAAWKSGGYYTTYPDALKYDSPVSNTLMGTNTANDLGREYLIATMEFLAKRYSQNAQQGYISNYVISNEIDSTYYFYNCHDLNTYMEEYERTLRLSNLAVKKYAANAQVVVPFTHMWNAAQSEVDAAAYGYCLKPKEMLDWLAHYTNARGAYDWAIAPHLYSAINTKSNYAGSDVETGNLTGDYNTSKIITFSNLEVLGEYLDQNSLKYKGQMRSVYLTEGGPSSGSNTKESQNQQAASVAQAYYKASQLSFIKSFNFYRLKDHQDETKVGLSCGLLDEKNQPKPVYDVYKYIDTPATYDHSDPYLTYIHYKRDGQKEISVAAGTLHSWQDAMWVYTSSYNWPKKYKKSAPYMSH